CTGTGGAATGGCCGGGGCCAGGTACTGGCGGGAGCGCTGGTTAGTGATGATATTAAACCGGGCGTAGTGTGTCTGCATGAAGGCGGATGGCCCGATATGGATGAGAGCGGGCTGTGTAACTATGGCGCGGTGAACGTGCTGACGCGCGATATTCCTACCTCGCGCCTCGGCAACGGTTGCGCCGCCAACTCGGCTCTGGTACGGCTGGAGAAATATTGCGGCCAGCTGCGCCCGATAGCGGCGTTTACGCCGCCGCCCGGCGCGTGATCAATCGGCCCGCCGATCTGGATGACAGATGCAGCGGGTCAAATGATCGTTTACCAGCCCGCAGGCCTGCATAAAGGCGTAACAGATGGTGGGGCCAACAAATTTAAAGCCGCGCTTCTTCAGCTCTTTGGATAAGCGCTCTGCCGTTGGCGTTACCGCTGGCACGTCACTTAACTCAACCGGGTTATTGATTTGCGGTTTGTTATTCACCTGGCTCCACACCAGTTCACTCAGCGTTTCCCCGCGCTCGTGCATCATCAACAGGGCGCGGGCGTTGCTAATAATGGCCTCAATTTTCCCCCGATGGCGGATAATCCCGGCGTCCTGCACCAGTTGATCTACTTCCTGCTGACCAAAATTTGCCAGTGCGTCATAGTCAAAGTTGAGAAAACAGTGGCGATAACGTTCACGTTTCTTAAGTACCGTTATCCAGGATAGCCCCGCCTGCTGTCCTTCCAGACAGAGCATTTCAAACAGCTCACGCTCGCCGGTAGTGGGAATTCCCCATTCTTTATCGTGATAATCTATATACAGCGGGTCAGCAGTAACCCATCCACAGCGTTGCATAAAACAGTTCTCCTGCTAATGAAAATGTGAAATCGCCTGCAATCCGGGAACTTGACGTCGTTAAAAGAGAGACAATATTTAATACAAGGATATTATTCCACGGATAGCTAATTTTTACGTTTTTACGCCAGTAAAGGCGCTTTCGGAGTCGCGCCCATGATAATCAAAAAAATAGTGCAATTTAGCCTGCCGCTGTTGGCGGGTATCAGTTGCCTGTGCTTTGCGTCTGGTGCGCTGGCATGGCAGCAGGCCTATCCGACACAGGCTAATGCAATGCCTGAAGACGCGGCCGCTTTTCACTGGGAAGACGATCGCCCCGCTAATTACGAAGATATCCTGCGTAAGGGGATGTATGCCAATGCTAACCTTGAAGGCCGGGTAAACGGCAAAAACATCATTTGGAATGATGGGATTAACTCAAAAGTTACGCATCTGGATATCGACTGGAACTTTCCGCTGGCGCGTGGCCTGACCACCGGCCCAACTGCGGCCCTGCGCTGGGATAGCAGCGATACGTTGCTCCCCGGCGGGCGGCGCGGCGCTATTGGCGGTAACGATCCGCTTTGGCATGCCAGCACTACCGCGCTGGGCTGGCAGGTATCCGGGCAGCTGGGGCCGGTGCAGCCGTGGGCGCGAATTGGTTTTTATCAGCAATACGGCGAGAACCTGTGGAAAGCGCAGCCCGGTATGAGTGCCGCCAATGGTGCACAGCAGGAAGGTGGCTGGACTGAGTTTCGTCTTGGGGCTGATATGCCTGTGAGTGAGGATGTAGCGGCTTTTGCCATGTTCTCTCAGGCCGATGGTC
This genomic interval from Salmonella enterica subsp. enterica serovar Choleraesuis contains the following:
- a CDS encoding DNA-3-methyladenine glycosylase I; translation: MQRCGWVTADPLYIDYHDKEWGIPTTGERELFEMLCLEGQQAGLSWITVLKKRERYRHCFLNFDYDALANFGQQEVDQLVQDAGIIRHRGKIEAIISNARALLMMHERGETLSELVWSQVNNKPQINNPVELSDVPAVTPTAERLSKELKKRGFKFVGPTICYAFMQACGLVNDHLTRCICHPDRRAD